Part of the Babylonia areolata isolate BAREFJ2019XMU chromosome 4, ASM4173473v1, whole genome shotgun sequence genome, AGATTGTTCATAAAGAGAACGCACACCcactgacactgcacacacacacacacacacacacacacacagagctcagacAACTTGTGTACTAAGATTTATAAAGTACTTCGAAACAAAGCAAATATTGAGTAACAAAATAGAATCACACAATTAGAACAGATGATTTGCTTCCTAAATCAGAATTCAGCCATAAGCAGTTAAATCAGATCAGCATTACAGGCTGGCCTGTTTTGAGCAGTCCCTCATCCTCCCTCAacccccgcgccctccccccacttactccccccccctctgcccccacccgcccccaaccTCCCATTCCCcgccacaacaaacaaacaaaaatatcctCTAGACCATGAACTCCTGTGCTGACTTTCCAAATTCACAAATGAATTAACTTACGAACcaaaatatatgtatttataacaTGATACAAAAGTATGCTTTTACATTTTCTGAAATATAAATAAGTTTTTCTACACTAACAGTATCCCATGATTTATTACAGTGAGAATTACAGTGAAAaatgttaatgaaaaaaaaaacaacaagaatgtgAAATTGTCATTCAAAGAAATTCAGAATGTAAAACTCTCTTCATAAAACCAAGAAAATTATAGGAGACTTTTAATCTTATTTGTAAAGAATTTGTAAATTACTAAACATAATATATAcaaatttaaaacaaatttaccTTTTTAACAAAATAACTGCTCATATGGTTTGACTATCTAAACTTTATTATGGGTCTGGTAACTATACACTGAAGTACACATTACATATATACAAACTAGTTAAAACGCAaaagttttgtttattacaaatgttcagcaaattaaaaaaaaatgtgtaataatgcttttttttatcttctttttctttcttatacttGAGTCACTGTCCCACAGCTCTGAACTGGTTATCTGGTTCCTTGATCCTGACCTGTCAGTTGTATTATATAACTATATAGTATACAACTATATATAACTATTGTCAACATGCACAAATCCTGTAAAACTCAGCAATTCAGTctttaaaataacaaaacaatcttGATGTCAGAAATTAATATTTCATGATGAAattgaaaacaataataaaagaatgaaagatCTGATACATATGTATTcgtaaattaatatatatatatatatatatatatatatatatatatatatatgataaatcaGTTTCCTTAGAATTACAATAAAGTCACATTACATTACCTTAACTGGCGCAGGCAAAACAGACAACTCATTTTTGAAGTAATCTTCAAAAACTGTCCGAGTGACGCACTCACACAAGCACTCATATTCACGACCCACCGGCCCACTGGCTAAATGCGCTATCGTCCTTTACCCGTGAACTTCGCAAAATGTCATGCATAATAAGCCCTGTGTAACAGGAGTTTTTATCAAACAGCTGACCGATGTGTGTACTTGGCCCGCTACGAGGTCACGATTTATCCATTCGATATTAATGGTAAACTCCGGGGCATTTGGGTACAAATAGGAAGGATTACCATACATATTTTGCCTACCGTTACAGAAAAGAACATTTGCGAACTAGAGGGCTGGCAAGTTGTTATTTCCAACACTGTCTGAACAACCTGGTTGGAGAATTCTGCCATGCTTTGATCACGCAGCTGTCATGCTGTTTTTTTGTAATGGCCATACACCATAAATAGAATTTTAACAGCGTGTGCCAAGCTTTTCTCTTCTTGGCAACATGAAATTGTCGATCTGTTGTTTAAGGCCTTAtcaagtgtcacggcttttaggctttatcagccttttgtcTGATCAATTAGGACTTATTatttattcctttaaaaaaaattatataagaGTGCGCAATTACTAATGTGGCGGCTAGCTTCCTTTATATGGAGAAATTGACTTGGtatccataatccttccagtgtttatctaataaattcttaaaactgttaagcgttcctgcagtgacaatgttactgggcagattattccagaagtcAACAACCCTCTTAGTAAAATAAAATGtgaaaaaaaggtttgatttgatGAGTatcttcattagttttagtgggtgtcccctggtaCGATTACTGTCCTTAATCTAgagtgaaaagatttttttttttttttttttttttagtgctctgATCATAATGTCCATGTAGAATCTTATATATGTctcagtcataattatcatcgatAACCTGCAATATTCCAGGCTTGGGAGTTTCAAACTAGTTagtctctcttcataggacatacACTATAACTATCCCTAATTGTTAGGTAAATCTTATCTGTACATTTTCAATCAAGTCAATATGTTTTCTAAGGTAAGGGGACCATACCACATTACCATATTCCAGTACTGGTCTTACTAATGATTTAAATAATGGCACTACGACATCTTTATTTTCATACTGGATGTAATGGGTGATCATGCCtgctgttttatttgctttttttttctgtagcatTTATGTGTTGCTCAAAAGTTAAGTTTGTATCCACCAGAATTCCCATATCCTTTTCTAACTCAGTTTCTTCTATATCATCGGAGTTGATATAAGTGTATTTTGGGTTATCTTTACCAACGTGAAGTTTTTtacatttttcattgttaaaCTTAATTTGCCACGTTTCTGTCCATTTAACTAGTTTATCTATACTTCATTggagcaggatttttttttattatcattattcatttcacAGTAAGCCTTTGcgtcatcagcaaatattttttttacaaaacgtTCTACCACATCTGGCATATCattaataaagtaaataaataatgttgGCCCCAAAACACTTCCCTGAGGAACTCCACTGATTACATTTGATGTGTCTAACTTCCATCTGAAATGCTTACATACTGGTTTCTGTTATGTAAAAAGTCTTCTATCCAACTAAGTAAACTACCTCTTATACAATAGCCCTTCATTCTGTGTATCAGTCGTTTATGTGGAACCTTATCAAAGGCCTTTTAAAGGTCTATGTATACAATGTCTATAGGCATATTGTTGTTTATCATAATCACCCAGCCTTGAATAGTATTTAAAAACTGCCGTGTAACACAATACCTTCCAGATGTAAATCAATACTGGTAGTTTGATAAAAGATTATTCTCAATTAAATGCTTCTTCAGCTATCTCTGATAATACCTTCGCAAGTTTTGCATACCACAGATGTAAGACTAACTGGTCTGTAGTTGCTTGGTTCATTCTTATTACCTTTTTTGAAAATAGGTTTGACCTCTGCTAGTTTCCAGCCGTGTATGGTACCTTCCCTTCCTTCAAACTTTTATTGAACAAGAATTtcaaagggaaagacagagcatCCCTTGTCTCCTTTAAAATCATGGGGTGCATTCCATCTGGACCTGGTGACTTAGAGACGTTTAAACACGTTTGGGAAGTGTGGGAGATTGTCAACATCTTCTTCAGTAAAAACACTTGTGAAAAATTATCTAAGACCTCTGCCTTTTCTTGATTACTGTCTGTTAGGTTTCCATCCAGCTTAATGAGGTTTGATATACCGGCCctctcttggttttgttttggatgCAGCATATGCACAGAAACGTTTGGGGTCAGTTTTGATATTTCTAGCCAGCTTCATTTCATGTTGTTCTACTGATTTCACTTGATTTCTGGCACGTGCATATACATTACAGTTTTCCTCAGTCCTGAATTCCTTGTAGTTTTTGAAGGTTTTGGGTTTTAATCGGATTTTATCAAGTAAAGTCTGTGGAACTGCGTGACTTCCTCTGGAATAAATTCCTTGATGGAAAATATATGCAAGGGACATATTTTTGTGTACACTCATTTATTTTACCTTCAGTTAGACTTCAACACCGGTTTGTGCTTAGTTCCTGTGTCAATATGTTTTTTCCAATCCACACTGTCAAGGAATTATCTAGCCCCTCATAGTCTCCTTTGTTccacatgtatattttttttacccGCTTTATTTGCTCATTTTTAACATTACCAGATGACAGttgtaaatcaaaacaaaacataacatgaTGTCTCTTTCCAACAGGAGGAAAGAATGCTAGGTTTTCAGTGtcgtgtttattattattattatgatgatgattatgattatgattattattatgattattatgattatgattattattattattattttacaaagTATGAGATTTAAGGTGTTTGCTCTATGTAGTCCTTTAAAGTGAGATGGTTTTTGCACTGCCTGAAAGAGATACAGATCCTTGACCCTTTACAAAAATCTTACAAAATGTTTTCACAAAATTTCTTACCGTTTGACTTGGTGCTATTGCAGAGTTTTAGGTGGGTATCTGTGACATTTATACATGGGAGACTTTTAATTATAATCCTTGTGTGTGTTGGAAACTTTTTCTGCATTTAATTCGATCTCTCTTCGAAATTAACCAATTTCCTCTTACACCATGGTATGAAATGGTTGAAATTACAGACTCTGCTATGAATTAGATAGCTGGTGATGTTACTAAAACATACTGTGCCGGAGATAACAATTTATTCCTTTCTTGTATCGGACAGAGGCAAGAAATACAATCCATTATATTTTCTTCTGGATTTGTAAATAGTTGTACATGACCTCTACGTAACGGGACATAACTAAAAAAATAATCACATCCACTTCCGTTTCGTCTGCTGCTGTAATTgcacaaactgaaacaaagaacTGTGCATTCAGTATTTTCGAAAATATTTCCTGACCAGGTATTACCACACCCACAGGTAATATGCTGCAGCACAAAGACAGTAGGTTTACTGTTGTGTTCCTTTTTCATGATATCATTAATTTAATTTCGTTCGCAACTTTGAGTCTGTGATTCAATCACGAAGTGGACGACTGAGTAACTGTGTGTGGTAAAATCAGTAAGCGTCTCTCCATGAGAGTCAGTTAAATCGTAATATCTGCtgtttattattcttattaacaAAATCGATCCGAACAAAGAAACCCTGTTGCAAATAGTGTCAttttcacactcatacacacactatgATGATATGTCAGTATGTTTTACATTCAAAAGCATGCAACTGTTTACATAATTTTGAATTACATTGTTAACTCAGAGTATCATAAAGCATATCATGATATAGGATTTCAGATAATAAATGGATTCCATTTTAACTTAAAATGCAGATGTGATAGGAAATAATGTAGAagtaaccccctctctctctgtctctgtctctctgtctcacacacaaacacacacacacacacacacacacacacacacacacacagagtatgcatGAGAGAATAATAGTCCAATCTAATAAGATCCAaagaaaattacacacacacacacacacacacacacacaccatctcccacccacacctccccataATATACACATGCAAGGCAGATAACGAGAGGGGGAATTATTGCATAATTTGCATAAGATTAAATGGCATGATCAATAAATGTGAATAGTACAGATGTAATGATATATTTATTTtagaacagacagaaaacacttTTTATTGAATGTGCTCCATTTCTAGGGAAAGCTACTGACTATAATTTGCAATGCCTGAATACCAGCAAGGCACATTCTAAATAGaggctgtacgtgtgtgtgtgtgtgtgtgtgtgtgtgtgtgtgtgtgtgtgtgtgtttcaaaagtgTTGAGAAATGTAATTCAAGAttactatctttttttccttctttttcttttctttttgccttttccAGATTTGTGTGCCAGACAATTACAGAAAGTGCTCCCACGAAAGTACACAATCTCAGCAGAAGGGCAGTCCAAGAACATCCATGTCCAACATGGAGAAAGAGGCAGCTGATCCATCCAAGGTCAAGGCCAAGGAGGGTCAGGTCACCGGACACCTGACTGCACTTTTACGTGGATTTCTTCAAAAACTTGTGACTGCCATTCAGTTGGTTTCGGGTGGTGATTTTGAAGGAATGCTGGAATACTGGACAAAGCCAAGATCAAGCTGTTCTCTCAACCCCAAGCCAGGCAATTTTGTCCCTGTGTGCCATCATCAGCAACTTGAATATGATTTTCATGAGTTCTGTGATGGGGAGATTGCTGCCTTTGAAGTCTATGATCCGTTGATGGCTGGTGAGGACAGTGGGGACAGCGAGGACAGTACTCCTGTCTTCATTTATACCACTGTTTTGTATGAACTTGGTGATTGTGACGAGGATGCAATCTTTGCAAAACGCTACCACATAGACCTTGGTCCTGATCGAGGAGGGACTGATGTCTCTTTGACTCGGCTGTACAAAATCATCAGCAAAACTACGCCCGGAGAGCAAACGTTCACTTCTTCCTGCAGTGCACAAGAGCAGCAAACAGCATCTTTCAAGGAAAGCAATGACCAAGCGCTGGACATGAGGGCACTTCATAAAGATGTACGGCAGACTCTTGCCATGGCATGGCGGGTATGTACAGAAGAAGAATTCCGATGTGTGACAAAACGCTTGGCTCTGAAGTGGCACCCAGACCGTCATAGTGGCAAGGAATCTGCATGCACTTGTCTGATCGAAACCATTTTTCACTGTGCAGAACGGTTAGGCCGGATTGAGAAAAAATTAGGAAAGGATGGTTCTGCTGGTGCTGTTAGAGACGTGGTGGATGGGAGACTTGCCCTATCATATGGTTTGTCATATGGTTTGACCAAAGAGAAGTTCTCTGCTGGGAATTATGCCAGGAGGGCGACCTTTCAGATGGGTCAGGGTGTGGGAAACCCCCAgcctggggaggggtggaggtggttgcACACGGCGCACCGTGACCTGACTGCTGCCCAGGCGTCCAGAGGGATCTGTGCACAAGGACACAACTGGGTCTGCTTTCTGTGTCACCAGGTGCAGTCCTGTGTGTTCCATGTCCTTTGTGTTCAGTGATAAATGGATTGAAAACTGACAATGTTTGAtattttttctatctatctatctgtctgtctacctatctgtctgtctgtttgtgtatctacctatagatctctctgtctctctctcatatatatatatgtgtgtgtgtgtgtgtgtgtgtttgcgcgcgtgtgtgtgtgtgtgtgtgtgtgtgtttgcgtgtgtgtgtgtgtgtgtgtgtgtgtgttgattagatgataaaatgcatgttactttgtcttccttactgacctgttgttctctatcacatgttccatgtaatatgagatTAGCTATTTGTTagctgatattgttttattctgtgtgtgtgtgtgtgtgtgtgtgtgtgtctgtctgtctctcgttcacctgtgacatttttattctcatactattttatatgttgaattatgcttcctttggcaatgagcccCTGTTATTgcaatgtgtattttttttttttattagacttactgttttatattcacattagtattgtATTTTTAACATGCACAATCTGacagtgtgtgcttatgtgtgtgtatgtgtgcgtgtgcgagagagagtgagagagagagagagagagagagagagagagtgtgtgtgtgtgtgtgtgttcattttttattttttattttatttttttaatatgtcgattattgataccatgcttgtgcctgtgtgtgtgtgtgtgtgtgtgtgtgtgtgtgtgtgtgtgtgtgttatttttaccatgcttatgccattatgtagtatagcattcgcattctatgaccttacgtagcattgtgtcgtgcatgcaatgacatatataatgtagttttgtgtagtgtagaccctgtttcagggcggggactggatgaaaaaaagcacaccagtgcttatctgttatcctcgataataaagaatttgtcttgtcttgtcttgtctctcttagAGTTTTAGAACAGTGTCTGTAGAAGTTATGTTAAAGTGTCAAAAAGgggttagcatgtgtgtgtgtgtgtgcatgtgcatgtgtgtgtgcatgtgtgtgtgtgtgcaaatgcgtttatgtgtgtgcgcatgcacatgtgcCTGTGGATTGCTATTagaaaaacagatagagagaaggagctACAAAATTAATGACTGAACgttgtgtgtttaatttttttttttttttaacccacctgGAGCACGCTGTCTTGTTGCAGGCTGCAGAGAAGGCCATGAAAGCAGTGCTGTACCTACGTGACGCAGA contains:
- the LOC143281029 gene encoding uncharacterized protein LOC143281029, translated to MSNMEKEAADPSKVKAKEGQVTGHLTALLRGFLQKLVTAIQLVSGGDFEGMLEYWTKPRSSCSLNPKPGNFVPVCHHQQLEYDFHEFCDGEIAAFEVYDPLMAGEDSGDSEDSTPVFIYTTVLYELGDCDEDAIFAKRYHIDLGPDRGGTDVSLTRLYKIISKTTPGEQTFTSSCSAQEQQTASFKESNDQALDMRALHKDVRQTLAMAWRVCTEEEFRCVTKRLALKWHPDRHSGKESACTCLIETIFHCAERLGRIEKKLGKDGSAGAVRDVVDGRLALSYGLSYGLTKEKFSAGNYARRATFQMGQGVGNPQPGEGWRWLHTAHRDLTAAQASRGICAQGHNWVCFLCHQAAEKAMKAVLYLRDADNDCLQSHNLPHLARRVGDATLRRLAEQMEFRVGPHTRMRYPDVLVFPSVPADVYSGDDASMACALAGQVLERAKGLMRGG